In one window of Methanosarcina vacuolata Z-761 DNA:
- a CDS encoding DUF1328 family protein has product MVFLILALIAYILGARGVAGLSMEIAKWLVIIFIILAIISFLL; this is encoded by the coding sequence GTGGTCTTTTTAATATTGGCATTGATTGCATATATATTGGGCGCAAGGGGAGTTGCCGGTTTATCAATGGAGATTGCAAAGTGGCTCGTCATAATCTTTATCATACTTGCAATCATTTCGTTCCTGTTATGA
- a CDS encoding PDGLE domain-containing protein: MEKIIRNLSIGLIILMIFAPLGLLAVGETFGEWGPEEVKEKLGFVPPGLEELSDFWSAPMPDYAFAGGDESMTMSSVAYILSAVIGVVICGGLLYFIGKKAAKN, encoded by the coding sequence ATGGAGAAAATAATAAGAAACTTAAGCATTGGCTTGATAATCCTTATGATTTTTGCACCATTAGGTCTTTTGGCCGTCGGCGAAACCTTCGGTGAGTGGGGACCTGAAGAGGTCAAGGAGAAGCTCGGTTTTGTGCCTCCAGGGCTTGAGGAGCTCTCTGATTTCTGGAGCGCTCCAATGCCTGATTATGCTTTTGCGGGCGGCGATGAGTCGATGACCATGTCTTCTGTAGCATATATTCTGTCAGCAGTGATAGGAGTAGTAATATGCGGTGGCCTACTGTATTTTATAGGAAAAAAAGCTGCCAAAAATTAA
- a CDS encoding NosD domain-containing protein → MNRLTILLAVFLLLTLGSGIGAAAEVYVQPGDSIQTALDNAVSGDLIILKPGIYTENIKIDKDNLVISSESGNPDDTIITAKSSDNHVISLKAYNVKISGLGITGTKNSYAGIYLSGSNNCIIENNKILNNGYGIYLSNSKSNKLSNNVITDNEKYGILLSDSTNNTLSGNTASENKDTGVHISTSDGNTLTGNNVSSNDVYGLFVCPESDDNLIYNNYFNNTVNAEVQNGVGNAYNTEKTEGENIVGGSYIGGNFWAEPDGTGFSDTAVDADGDGIADSEYRLSQSTYSDQLPLISSSNSQRSGPPVANFEMNNSNGSVPLSVQFTDMSENADSWSWDFESDGKIDSSEENPVHVFTTIGTYTVTLSATNKNGTDSKTAAVIVTHPVMVTYPVENISGNNITDDSEAGENATVANGSSGNMTNVEAGGNGTYYNQTEDSGIANVELDSQNGSEASGLNEEANGGINTSSVEYALENKTDAPGFEIFYGAVSLLAVFLYRKVKPGN, encoded by the coding sequence TTGAACAGGTTAACTATTTTACTGGCAGTCTTTCTTCTCTTAACATTAGGCTCGGGTATCGGAGCTGCGGCTGAGGTTTACGTCCAGCCTGGAGATTCGATACAAACCGCATTGGATAATGCAGTCTCAGGTGATTTAATTATCTTAAAACCAGGAATCTATACCGAGAATATTAAAATAGACAAAGATAACCTCGTAATATCTTCGGAATCTGGGAATCCTGATGACACGATAATTACGGCTAAGAGCTCAGACAATCATGTAATCTCTTTAAAGGCTTATAACGTGAAAATTAGTGGACTTGGGATTACAGGAACAAAAAACAGCTATGCAGGAATCTATCTCTCAGGAAGTAATAACTGTATCATTGAGAATAACAAAATCCTGAACAACGGTTATGGAATTTACCTTTCGAACTCTAAAAGCAATAAGCTGTCAAATAACGTGATTACAGATAATGAAAAATATGGAATCTTATTATCGGACTCGACCAATAATACCCTCTCCGGAAATACGGCTTCGGAAAATAAAGACACTGGTGTCCATATCAGCACTTCCGACGGTAACACACTTACAGGCAATAACGTATCCTCAAACGACGTTTACGGCCTTTTCGTCTGTCCAGAGAGTGACGACAATCTGATTTATAATAACTATTTCAACAACACCGTCAATGCAGAGGTTCAAAATGGAGTCGGAAATGCCTACAACACAGAAAAGACCGAAGGCGAGAATATTGTCGGCGGTTCCTACATTGGAGGCAATTTCTGGGCAGAACCTGATGGTACAGGTTTTTCGGATACAGCAGTCGATGCGGATGGAGATGGAATTGCGGATTCCGAATACAGGCTCTCGCAAAGTACCTACTCTGATCAGTTACCTCTGATTTCGTCTTCCAACTCACAGCGGTCCGGACCTCCGGTAGCAAACTTCGAAATGAACAATAGCAATGGTTCTGTTCCTCTTTCAGTCCAGTTTACCGACATGTCCGAAAATGCAGACTCGTGGAGCTGGGACTTTGAGAGTGACGGGAAAATCGACTCTTCGGAGGAAAACCCTGTTCACGTGTTTACGACAATCGGAACTTACACTGTTACCCTCAGCGCTACGAATAAAAATGGAACAGATTCAAAAACTGCCGCAGTAATTGTCACACATCCTGTTATGGTTACCTATCCTGTAGAAAACATCTCCGGGAACAATATTACCGATGATTCCGAAGCTGGCGAAAACGCAACAGTTGCAAATGGAAGTTCCGGTAACATGACAAATGTTGAGGCAGGCGGTAACGGAACCTATTACAATCAAACTGAGGACAGTGGAATTGCCAATGTGGAGCTCGATTCCCAGAATGGATCAGAAGCTTCCGGCCTTAATGAAGAAGCGAATGGAGGAATAAACACTTCAAGTGTTGAATATGCACTTGAAAATAAAACAGATGCTCCAGGGTTTGAAATCTTTTACGGAGCAGTTTCCTTGCTTGCTGTGTTCCTGTACAGAAAAGTAAAACCAGGAAATTAA
- the cbiM gene encoding cobalt transporter CbiM has translation MHIPDGYLGPYTYTAFWIIMIPIWYYAGKKLNAELKSKQVPLLALSAAFSFVIMMFNVPIPGGSTGHAVGGAIIGIVLGPWAGVISISVALVLQALMFGDGGITAIAANCFNMGVVMPFVGYYIYKFISGNSEITSSKRVIASAIAGYLSLTIAAFCTGVEFGIQPILHHTAAGTPLYMPYPLSVTVPAMVLEHALGFSILEALITALIFAYIQKTDTSILYVETSEAQKKKMKKAVTA, from the coding sequence ATGCATATTCCAGATGGATATTTAGGGCCGTATACCTATACCGCGTTTTGGATCATTATGATTCCGATATGGTATTACGCTGGAAAAAAACTGAATGCAGAACTTAAGTCCAAACAGGTCCCTCTGCTGGCACTATCAGCTGCTTTTTCATTTGTAATAATGATGTTCAATGTACCTATTCCTGGAGGTAGCACAGGTCATGCTGTTGGAGGTGCAATTATCGGCATAGTCCTGGGTCCATGGGCAGGAGTTATATCTATTTCTGTAGCTCTGGTGTTACAGGCATTGATGTTCGGTGATGGGGGAATAACGGCCATAGCCGCGAATTGCTTCAACATGGGAGTGGTGATGCCTTTTGTCGGTTACTATATTTACAAGTTTATTAGCGGAAATTCTGAAATCACGTCCTCTAAAAGAGTTATTGCTTCGGCTATAGCTGGTTACTTATCTTTAACAATCGCAGCTTTCTGTACAGGTGTTGAATTCGGAATACAGCCCATTTTGCATCACACTGCAGCTGGAACCCCACTTTATATGCCCTACCCATTGAGTGTAACTGTTCCTGCCATGGTACTGGAGCATGCTCTTGGATTTAGCATCCTGGAAGCACTGATTACAGCACTTATTTTTGCCTATATCCAGAAAACGGATACATCTATACTTTATGTGGAAACATCCGAAGCACAAAAGAAAAAAATGAAGAAGGCAGTTACAGCCTGA
- a CDS encoding flippase, with translation MSVNDSVNRIVAGSGVILAGTFIGMLLDIITKKVLTSHLAPADFGTYALALTVISVTGAIATLGLNEGVPRYIAFFRGRHEEQKVHELIISAMIMGLIAGLLSILVSPSLFHTLAGNGFDAQGKVLSVVKTLIFAVPFTILLNLTVAIYRGFDRTNVNMYFYNIIRPVSLLGFATVAVFINASLKGVVFADLLSMIFTFGIMSVYFIKKPPIKQTVKQERKIQFGDTTRQLIRYSFPLLITATLLNIMSWIDTIMLGYFKSAEIVGIYNAVYPLVGFLSLVISSIGFVYVPVTSKLWGQNETAPLGSIYEVMTKWCFLLTFPLFALIFVYPEYFITKLYGAQYVSGSTALRILALGFITNSYFGFNYHTLLASGDSDFLMKCSVASAGINVAINFMLIPEYGMVGAAIGTAVSFSSIEVLMTLRAWRKQNMHPFTSMYRKLTFIVILMVGSMLAAKNAHLLTGALWEYTAFIIGYFLIVHRAKILDNAEMKMIGEIRKNFRYRLRLRIQPLKTLAS, from the coding sequence ATGTCAGTTAACGACTCGGTCAACCGGATAGTGGCAGGTTCCGGTGTAATACTTGCAGGAACCTTCATCGGAATGCTTCTCGACATTATCACCAAAAAAGTACTCACGTCACACCTTGCGCCAGCCGACTTTGGCACATATGCCCTTGCACTCACTGTGATCTCAGTTACAGGTGCAATCGCAACCCTCGGACTCAATGAAGGAGTTCCAAGATATATTGCGTTCTTCAGGGGCAGGCATGAGGAACAGAAGGTGCATGAATTAATAATCTCAGCCATGATTATGGGCTTGATTGCAGGCTTGCTTTCAATTCTTGTATCACCCTCCCTGTTCCATACTCTGGCAGGAAATGGCTTTGATGCACAGGGTAAAGTCCTGTCCGTAGTGAAGACTCTTATCTTTGCAGTTCCGTTTACCATACTCCTGAACCTGACAGTAGCAATCTACAGAGGATTCGACCGTACGAATGTTAACATGTATTTCTATAACATTATAAGGCCGGTATCTCTACTTGGGTTTGCCACAGTTGCCGTATTTATCAATGCTTCCCTGAAGGGAGTCGTATTTGCGGATCTGCTCTCAATGATCTTTACCTTTGGCATAATGTCCGTGTACTTTATAAAGAAGCCTCCAATCAAGCAGACAGTCAAGCAGGAAAGGAAAATTCAATTTGGTGACACAACCAGGCAGTTAATAAGGTATTCATTTCCACTCTTGATAACCGCAACTCTGCTTAACATTATGAGCTGGATAGACACAATAATGCTTGGCTATTTCAAGTCGGCTGAAATCGTTGGAATTTACAATGCAGTATACCCTCTTGTAGGGTTCTTGTCTCTGGTAATATCTTCCATAGGCTTTGTTTATGTCCCTGTTACATCAAAGCTCTGGGGTCAAAACGAGACTGCTCCACTTGGCTCAATTTATGAGGTAATGACTAAATGGTGTTTCCTGCTTACATTCCCTCTCTTCGCACTCATATTCGTGTATCCCGAGTACTTTATTACAAAGCTCTATGGGGCGCAATACGTAAGTGGCTCCACAGCCCTGCGTATCCTTGCCCTGGGGTTCATAACAAATTCGTACTTCGGGTTTAACTATCATACTCTGTTAGCCTCTGGTGATTCGGATTTCCTTATGAAGTGCTCGGTCGCAAGTGCAGGCATTAATGTCGCAATCAATTTCATGCTTATACCTGAGTATGGCATGGTAGGTGCAGCTATAGGGACTGCAGTGTCCTTTTCATCCATCGAAGTTCTGATGACTTTAAGGGCCTGGAGAAAGCAGAATATGCATCCTTTCACCTCGATGTACAGGAAATTAACTTTTATCGTTATCTTGATGGTCGGGTCCATGCTCGCAGCCAAGAATGCACATCTACTTACCGGAGCACTATGGGAGTACACAGCCTTCATAATTGGATATTTCCTGATCGTTCACCGCGCAAAAATCCTTGACAATGCTGAAATGAAGATGATAGGCGAGATCAGGAAGAATTTCAGGTATAGACTCCGTCTCCGCATTCAACCACTCAAGACCCTTGCATCATAA